A stretch of DNA from Desulfosarcina ovata subsp. ovata:
CGCCAGCAATGGGTCGAAACCGTGGTCCACTGCAGTTTGATGTGACATGCTGCCTCCTTGATCAATTCCTTGTTTGGCACCACCCCTGGTGCATGTTGATACCCATTTGGATGGGTACACGTCTCCCCTCGTTCGCTTTAGCGGGAGCAATGCACATGCCATCGTTGATGAGAACTCAGCGTATTGATAACATGTTGAAAACAAATAATAAAAATACTGGTTGAAAAGATTGCCGACACCTGTTGGAATCGTTTCCTGTCAGCAAGTTTTACAGGGTGTAAAGGTGCCGGGTGGTACTGAATGAGCCGTTTGATCGTTGTTGTCCATGACGGAGGAGAGAAAGCGAGTATTTTTTCCGTACCCGGCCGCCCCGCGGCAAGACCATGAAAAAAAACCCGGAAACGGATGGGAAGCTGGGGAGGTGCCGTTTCCGGGTTCGGGGTGGTGGGTACTACGGCGGGTTAACGCAGCGCCCGTTCCAATTCGAAAAACAGATCCTGTTCACGGATGACGCCGGTCACCTTGCCGTCCTTGAATACGATCATCCGGCGGCAGCGGTACTGGACCATCATATAGGCGGCCTCCATGAGATTGGCCGTGGCATCGATGCTCGGCGGGGTAGGGGACATGAGGTCGCCAACACTGGTGGCCGCCAAGCGATGTGCCTCCACGCTGAACATGCCGGTCCAGAACATGGGGGAGTATTGCAGGCTGTCGGCCGTGGATGGTTTGGGGGCGGAAAGATAGCCGGGCATGATGCCCTCCAAAAGATCCATGATGGACAGAATCCCTTTCAGTTCACCGGCACCGTCAAAAACCAGCAGACTGCGGTGGCCGGTTTCCATGATCCGGCTGGTATGAATCTGGGGGGTAAAGGATTTTTTCAGTTCCTGAATCCCTTCGGCAACGGTCTGATTCTCATTCAGCGTGGTGTATTCGGCCAGGGGAATCATTACTTCCTCGACCCGTCGTTCCTGCTCCTGGCCCTCATCACCGGCCTTACTGTGCTCGATGGCGACCATGATGCGGGATGCCAACAGGTCGATGTCACAGGGTTTGGACAGATAATCGACAGCGCCGTGGCTGAGGGCATGTTTGGCACTCTCGTCGGCGCCATGGCCGGTGAGCATGATCACCGGCAGACCGGGAACCCGCTTCTGGATTTCGGCCAGGGTTTCGTTGCCGTCCATATCGGGCATGCGAATGTCCAGCACCACCACATCGGGCTGCTTGTCCAGCTGATCCAGGGCCTCGCGGCCATTGGCGGCCATCAGGGTCTCGAAACCTTTTTTCTCGAGCAGCTTCCGGGAGGTTTCCCGAAACTGGGTTTCGTCGTCTACCATCAATACTTTGGTTTTATGGGTCATGTTGCCTGCCTCCTTTAAGGCGTTAGGTCGGTCACAATCATCGTTTGGCGAACGGTCATGGGTACCGGGAACGTTGTTACGATCGCCCTACGCCGCAAGCGATTTCAGCGAATGGGCGAGTGGCAAGAGCCAATAGATCAACATCACGGTGGCGCCGAAGGTGAACAGCACCGTAATGACGGCACGGAGCTTGCTCATTCCCAGCCCCTTGACCATGCCGGTTCCAATCAGCCACCACTTCCAGGGTTCGGTCAGCAAGAATGCCGACGGCACCCAGGCGATCAAAAGGACGGTCCCCGAACTGAGCGAAAAGATACGCCACAGGCGCGAAAAGGCGTACCGCCGGCCGGCCGTGGTTGCCAGCGCCACATAGCCGATGGCGGTGGCGATGGCGACCATGCCGATGGCATTCACAAACCAGATGACGCCCATGCTTACGGATGCCGTGCCAGGGGCCATAAAGGTGCCGCTGACCGCGAAAAAGAGACCTGAAACGATGAGAATGGCGGTCGCTTGTCCCATTGAAATGGCCGCAAATCCATTGGCGAAAAAGGTGCCCGGGCGGGTCAGCAGCGCGGTCAGGGTCCGAACGTAAAGGGATGGCCATTGGTGTTGCATGTTACACCGCTCCTATCTTGTACAGGATGCCAGTGACCAGCATGATCAGGGTCAGAATGAAATAGAATCGCCGTTCCGCCTCGCGGGTGAACCAGACGCGACCGTCCTGGTAGCACAGTCCGAATTTTTGAAACTTTGGATTATCGTCTTTTTTGATCATTCAGTTTTCTCCTAAAATCCTGGAAGACCGCCAAATCCACGAAATACCCAGTACACCGCCGTCAGGAGCAGCAAAACGATGTTGGCCATGACCCAGATGGGCAGGCCCACCCGCAGATAGTCCTTGGGTTCCAGATAGCCGCTGGCGTAGACGATGGCATTGGGCGGCGTGCCGATGATCAGGCAGTAGGCAAAAGAGGAAGAAATCGCCGTGGACATGGCCATAAAAGGCAGGAATGTGGTGCCCGGATGCACCAACCCGGCCATGTTCAGGGCAATCGGTCCCACGGCCGCAGCGGCCGGTCCGTCGGCCATCAGGTTGGTCAGGATGGCGGTCAATCCGTTGCTGGTGGCCATCAGCGGCAAACCGGAGTCCATCCCCAGGGGGGCCAGGGCGTCAATGGCGCTGCGGGCCAGCCAGTAGGCGGCGCCGGTGCTGTCCAGGGTGCGCCCAAAGATAATGGCGCCGGCGTATAACCAGATCACGCCCCAGTCAACCCGGTCCTGATAATCGCGCCAGTTGACGATGCCGGCCAACAGGTAGGCCACGGCACCGCCCACGGCGATGACACCGATGCCCAGGCGAACCGGATAAATGCCCATGTTGTAAAACTCTTTTTCGGTGAACCAGCCGAACACCATCACCAGAAAGATGATCAGGGCAATGATCTGTTTGCGATTCCAGCCGCCCATACGGCCGATTTCGGTCTGCAGATGGTCCATGGCCGGCGCGAGGGAGGTGATCGTGGGCTTGAAGCGCCAGTTGAGGATCAGCCAGGAAACCGGGATCATGACGAACAGGTAGGGGAAACAGTAGGTGATCCACTGGAAATAGCCGATGTCCTGGCCGAACATGTCGGCCAGGTAGGTCATCATGATGACGTTGCGGGCACCGCCCGATGGTGCGCCGGGACCGCCGATGTTACAGGCCATGGCAATGGCGATCATCAGCATTTTGCCCAGTTCCGGATCGCTGGGGGTTTCCCGGGTGAGGCTGTTCTGGTAAAGCAGCATGCCAATGGGCAGGAACATGGCGGCCAGGGCGTGGTCGGAAATAAACGCGGCCAGGGGAGCGATGATCACAATGAAGATCAGCGTGATCCAACGCACGTTGGGAACGGCCAGTTTCCTGAACATCATCAGGCAGACCCGTTTGTCCACGCCTGTCTTGACAAACGCGGCGGCAAACATCAGGCTGCCCATGATGAACCAGCAGGCGTCATCCCAATAGAGCATGGCCACCTCTTTTCGCGAGGTGACGCCGCTGAATACCAGAATCAGGCCGATGCAGAAAGAGACGCCGGGAAGCGGGATGCACTCGGTGAGGAAACAGAGCACCACGAAGACCCCCATGGCGATGGAGACCTTGATGAACCAGGCCCCTTTGTCGGCTTCGATGCGATCTTTTTCAGTGAGCTCTTCGTACTTCAACCCATCCTTGCGGAGGGTCATCGATGCTTTCATCAGTGCCAGGTAAGTCGCATCATCCACCTGGGTGTCGATGAAACTGCGGGCCTTCTCGAAATTGGCCTTGACGGCCTTGATCTTGTTCTGGCGGCACCATTTGAGGTCGCGTTTCAAATAACGGTCACGCGTCAACGCGCCCATGTTCATGTTCTGTTCCATGATCCGGGCAGCCAGCAGCTGCCACTGCAGGGCGCTGTCGCTGGACGTATTGAAGAAAGCCTGGGTAACATGTTCAATGACGGCTTTGGGGCCGATGCGGTACTCGGTGCCCACATCCTTCATCCCGTATGGCGTGGGCATCAAAAGCAGCACAAACAGAAGTACCACTGGAATCGAGAACATCTTCCAGTCCACATATTTGTCGTATCCGGTGACTTTTTTTTCCTTCTTGGCCATTGATAAACCCCTCTTTTTCACGTTACGGTTCAGGCGTTTTTCAGCATCTCGCGGGGCGATTTCATCAATCCGCGCATGCGTGCCACACGGATTTTTTCTTCGATGTCCACCCGCCGGTTAAAGGCATTCGTTGCCTTGGCGACGATTTCTTCCAGGTCGGCCGGCTTCATCAGATAGTCGACGGCACCGGATTTGAGACCATCGATGGCCGATTCCACGGTGGCATGGCCGGTGAGCATGATGACCTCCACCATGGGAAACTGGCGTTTGATTTCACGAAGCGTGGCCACGCCATCCATGCCTGGCATTTTTACGTCCAGAACCACGACGTGAACCGGCTCGGAACGAAGCAATTCAAGCGCCTGGCCACCGCTGGAGGCGGTCTGAACCTCGAATCCCTTTCTCTCCAATAATTTCTTTGTCGTGGAGAGAAATCGTTCCTCATCATCAACGAGCATCATCTTTAAGTTTTCCATCCTTTCACTCCTGTTTTACAAATAGGGTGCTACCGGATGAATGCTGCGGTTGCACCGTTAAAGAAAATTCCCTGGCAGCCCACCGGGGAAATATCGAAAAACACTATCGTGGCATGGGGCACACGCGCCATGTCTGCTCATGGGGCCATCATGCAGCGGACGGCAGCGCAGGCAGAACAATGGAGAATGTGGTTCCCTGACCGACGCTGCTGGCAACTTCCATTTTGCCGCCCATTTGCTGCACAATACCGTAACAGACCGAAAGACCGAGTCCCGTCCCTTTCCCAACCGGCTTGGTCGTGAAAAATGGAGAGAAGATCTTTTCCATGTTTTCCTGTGTAATCCCGGAACCGTTGTCCTTCACACTGATGGTCGCCGATTCGTTATCTCCCTGTGAAATGGAAACGATGACGCTTCCTCCCGCCGTGCCGTGATGGTCCATAATGGCATCCATGGCATTATTGAGCAGATTCAGGACCACCTGCTGGAGACGGGAGGCGTCGGCATACACCCGGATGGGCAGAGACGGGAGTTCTTTTTGAAGCAGGATGCCGTTGACTTCTGCCTTCTTCTGAGCCATATGAGTGATTTCCGGAATGACGACCGTCAGATCCAGCTCTTCGGCGCTGGATTCTCCTTGGCGGCCAAATTTTAGAATTGCCGCGGTGATGCGGGCGCATCGCTCCAGCTGCATCTTGATCTGTGCCACACTGTCGTTCACCTGATCGAAGGACTCACCCGGCGTCAGCTCAGCGGACTCGACCATTTCCTCGTGCAGGACCCGGATCATCGACAGCTCACTGCTGATGATCTGCAGGGGGTTGTTGATCTCATGGGCGAACCCGGCAGCCATTTCGCCCAGTTCGGCAAGCCGGGAGGCACCGATGAGCTGCTGATTCAACAGCGCTTTTTCCGCATCGGTCTGTTCCATTTTTCTTACGATGACCCCGGTCAGGGTAAAGGCGGCGGCAACGATGCAGCCACCGCCCACCAGACAGATGAACAGGATCGGCAGCCGCGCATTCTGCAGCGCCATGAAGGCGTCGGCTTTTTCCTGGCGGATCACCAGGATCCAGTTGTTGTCCTTGAGCCAGCAGGTGGCATAGAGAAACGGTTCTTCCGTTCCCTGGCGATGGATAAAGCTGTTGATGGTCCGCCCGTTGGCGGGCAGCGGAATTTTTTCGGCCGGGGTTTCCATGAGGTTGCCGCCGCTGCGCCGGTCGGTCTGCAACACGCCCTGGCGGTTGAGCAAATAGGCTTCGCCGGTTTTACCGATGCGGATTTTGCGAACCAGATTGTTGAACCGCTGGGAATCGACCGTGGCGCGGATCACCCAATTCCGTCCGGCTTCTTTTTGGGCCACGGCAATGATGAAATGGGGAACGTTGCGAAAGCCCAGAAAAACATCGCTGATGTAGATGGAATTTTCCAGTGTCTGTTGGAACCAGTCGGTTTGGCGATAATTTTTTCCGGTAAGGTCAAAAGGACCGTGGTAGGCCACATGCATGCCCGTGGCATCGAAAATTCCCAGGTCCACGAATGCACTGGAAGTCTGCTGAAGCTCGTCGAAAACAGCGTCCAATCGGCCAGGTTGCACAATTTCATCGAAGCGGGTTGTGTTGACGATCAGTTCCAGATCATTTTTACGTTCCAGGAGGAATG
This window harbors:
- a CDS encoding SLC13 family permease codes for the protein MAKKEKKVTGYDKYVDWKMFSIPVVLLFVLLLMPTPYGMKDVGTEYRIGPKAVIEHVTQAFFNTSSDSALQWQLLAARIMEQNMNMGALTRDRYLKRDLKWCRQNKIKAVKANFEKARSFIDTQVDDATYLALMKASMTLRKDGLKYEELTEKDRIEADKGAWFIKVSIAMGVFVVLCFLTECIPLPGVSFCIGLILVFSGVTSRKEVAMLYWDDACWFIMGSLMFAAAFVKTGVDKRVCLMMFRKLAVPNVRWITLIFIVIIAPLAAFISDHALAAMFLPIGMLLYQNSLTRETPSDPELGKMLMIAIAMACNIGGPGAPSGGARNVIMMTYLADMFGQDIGYFQWITYCFPYLFVMIPVSWLILNWRFKPTITSLAPAMDHLQTEIGRMGGWNRKQIIALIIFLVMVFGWFTEKEFYNMGIYPVRLGIGVIAVGGAVAYLLAGIVNWRDYQDRVDWGVIWLYAGAIIFGRTLDSTGAAYWLARSAIDALAPLGMDSGLPLMATSNGLTAILTNLMADGPAAAAVGPIALNMAGLVHPGTTFLPFMAMSTAISSSFAYCLIIGTPPNAIVYASGYLEPKDYLRVGLPIWVMANIVLLLLTAVYWVFRGFGGLPGF
- a CDS encoding response regulator; translated protein: MTHKTKVLMVDDETQFRETSRKLLEKKGFETLMAANGREALDQLDKQPDVVVLDIRMPDMDGNETLAEIQKRVPGLPVIMLTGHGADESAKHALSHGAVDYLSKPCDIDLLASRIMVAIEHSKAGDEGQEQERRVEEVMIPLAEYTTLNENQTVAEGIQELKKSFTPQIHTSRIMETGHRSLLVFDGAGELKGILSIMDLLEGIMPGYLSAPKPSTADSLQYSPMFWTGMFSVEAHRLAATSVGDLMSPTPPSIDATANLMEAAYMMVQYRCRRMIVFKDGKVTGVIREQDLFFELERALR
- a CDS encoding sensor histidine kinase, which produces MPQKSTKNSAPAYAGVKRFVLINMIVVPFIPFLLALIIGNHSFSKSLQENTISAMERIAADHRQMIESFLLERKNDLELIVNTTRFDEIVQPGRLDAVFDELQQTSSAFVDLGIFDATGMHVAYHGPFDLTGKNYRQTDWFQQTLENSIYISDVFLGFRNVPHFIIAVAQKEAGRNWVIRATVDSQRFNNLVRKIRIGKTGEAYLLNRQGVLQTDRRSGGNLMETPAEKIPLPANGRTINSFIHRQGTEEPFLYATCWLKDNNWILVIRQEKADAFMALQNARLPILFICLVGGGCIVAAAFTLTGVIVRKMEQTDAEKALLNQQLIGASRLAELGEMAAGFAHEINNPLQIISSELSMIRVLHEEMVESAELTPGESFDQVNDSVAQIKMQLERCARITAAILKFGRQGESSAEELDLTVVIPEITHMAQKKAEVNGILLQKELPSLPIRVYADASRLQQVVLNLLNNAMDAIMDHHGTAGGSVIVSISQGDNESATISVKDNGSGITQENMEKIFSPFFTTKPVGKGTGLGLSVCYGIVQQMGGKMEVASSVGQGTTFSIVLPALPSAA
- a CDS encoding response regulator, which translates into the protein MENLKMMLVDDEERFLSTTKKLLERKGFEVQTASSGGQALELLRSEPVHVVVLDVKMPGMDGVATLREIKRQFPMVEVIMLTGHATVESAIDGLKSGAVDYLMKPADLEEIVAKATNAFNRRVDIEEKIRVARMRGLMKSPREMLKNA